The Vanessa atalanta chromosome 12, ilVanAtal1.2, whole genome shotgun sequence nucleotide sequence TCAAATTATGTTAATGTTGGATGatacttttgaataattattaaatgtatttctataCTACTAAATTcaacgatataatataaaaaaataactaaaatatttacatagtaacataatcattatttcattttgtcCACAGCTCTTCGCAATAACCGTTATTGTGGCATTTGCTCTAGCAGATGAATTCGAAACAAATCCTCAGTCAATTGAAGCGGATCTTCTAGCGTCAGCATCAGTCGAATCACAAAATTCTCAAGAATTTGTGCAGCCAGCTGCTAGTAGATACAGTTATGTCCCACCGACACCAGCTCCACAAAAACCGTGGGTTCCCCCAAATAATTACAACCCCGTAAATCCTTCGACTCAACAGAATACCTATTATCCAGTTCAAAACGACCCTCCATCGGCAAATTATAATTACCAACCCGAAAACAATAACCCATACCAAACCGACAGCACAAGTTCGTGGAATAAACCTATACCCAATGCTCCTTCAAACTCATGGAACCAAAACCAACCTCAGAACTCATGGAATAATCAACAAAACACTTGGAACAACCCCCAAACCACTGACACTCAAAACTCATGGAACAAGCCTCAAAACACGGGGAACCAAAATACATGGAACAATCCCCAAAACACAGGCAACCAAAATACATGGAACAAGCCTCAAAACACAGGTAACCAAAACGCAATGAACAACCAACAAAATACTAATACCCAAAACTCATGGAACAAGCCCCAAAACTCTGGTAGCCAAAACACATGGACCAATACTCAGAACACAGGGACGCAAAACTCCTGGAATAAACCCCAGAATACAGGAAATAATTGGAACACAGGTAACCAGAACAATTGGAACAACTGGAATCAGAATCCAACCGCTGCGCCTAGCACTACTACTCCGATATCCATTATCAAGAACGAACAGATTTTAGGCGATAATGGAAGCTACAAATACgagtaagtaattaaattatgattccTAGCTTAAGTTGTGTTACCGTTAATATccgacaaaataaaattagtaattgaCTGAAAGAAATAAACGAtacctaaataattaaaataaaaagaaagctTAGTTACTTTTTAACGCATGTGATAATCAAATTTGTATCGTGTTAAATACCCAATAAATCTCAAAGGGATATAGGTTTATCTCTCAGGTTTTTACCTGAACTTCATTTGTTCAAGGTTAACCCACGATAGTCATTTTTTAACGCTTCTTTAACATGCACAAAATCGAGATGGCCTGACCCTCTTTCATGTTAATTTATTGAACGCACatcaaataaaaagataacTCCATCCAAGTTAAATTATCAGAGAATATGAATTGCATTCAACTGTTCAGTTCGTGCAGAGTCAAtggactttaaattaaaaaaaaaacttgccaacttaaaaaaaaaaaaattatttgatatcaaGGTTAGTTCTAACCAACAAATAAAGACGGCAAATAAAGTAGGCCTGAGGTTGAATTCTTtactattaaacatttatttaaactcgaatatgttgatataattttgttagttcaattaggtaaattaaatgatcaactgttaaataaaaagaaacaaaaaatacacacataatgagtttttaacacaattaatatttatggtttACATTagcctatatttttaatataagcaatTCATTTAAAGTGTTcgattgttaattatatattctctaAAAGGATATAATAACGGTATAAACGCTATTGTACAAtttaagtgtaaataaatataaaacctgttattttattactaataacagTATTAACTGTTTTAAGATATCGGTCCTAAAACTTTGCATAATAAGGAACCAACGGCACCAACGTTTGAATTTGGAAACGAACATCAAATTTTGCTCTAACGGAAAAATAATCTTTCGCtactaaaatattgattaatatctTACAACGTAAAAAAGTATGGAATAGGCCTTATTTTTGTACAACCGATCGACTAAAAAATCGTTTAGAAACTCGAGTAATCACATTgtctaattacaaataattacatcGAAGAGAATTAAcaattacaaagaaaaatatttttctctatttgtatatttattgcttaacattaacaattattttatttaaatattatttaaattactattttgtcttaaatattttctataaaaacataaattatgggtaatatttattaattaataatctatcTACAAATTACCTGTAAACATCAATTATtgataatgttttgatttttagaTACGAGATCGCGGACGGCACTCATGTCGCTGAAGAGGGCTTTGTTAAAAACCCTAATACCGAACAAGAAACTATTGTGAAGAAAGGTTTCTACTCCTACACTGGTGCCGATGGCAAAGTGTATTCTGTCACATACTGGGCTGACGAAACTGGTTTCCACGCGGTAGGCGACCACCTTCCCAAGCCCCCTCCAATTCCTCCAGCGATCCAGGCGTgagtattcaaattaaatagaaatgtataacatattaaaatcttttagaacaatataacatatatagtaTACAGACTACGACACCTACGGGGCGTGAGTCATGtgttcaacatttaaaaaatatattgctttagcatctattttattatcaaatttaaactttaaaaaataatgtcaaaaaaatacgatttatcaaaataaataaatgacgtcTTTGGATATCTCCGAACATAGAGCATGTCGAGCGTTATACATCCTAATGgataaataaatcgaataaaactCAATAGATCAAAGCATAAACTTTGTCACAACATATgaaagtagaaaaaaatatgtaaatgtctATTAATGATAGTATAACCACAATTCcgcaataaagatatattctcTTTTAAAAGATATCACATTTGCATTAACATGGGTGTAATGACttctatatatttacattattcatGAACGAatgaaaaatcattttaaatactcaTCATCATTGCATAAAAacgttattgttgttttatacaGAAAATGATGTATTACCAAGTAATTATACGATTTTAAGTTTTTTCTCATCTGATATGTGttatgttaacaaaatatttgtataattttatagatcgATCGATCAGAACGCAAAGGAGGAAGCAGCCAAAGCTGAAGCTGAGAAAAATAAACCCCAACAGCCACAAGGTTATCCCCAGGGACAGGAGCCTCCAAAACCAATAGTTCCCCTGCAGCCAGTCCAGACTCCCATTCAACCTCAATACCCCCAGCAAACCTACTACCCTCAAGAGCAACAACAACAAACCTACTACCCCCAACAACAAACATACTACCCTTCTCAGTCTTACGGCAAGTAAGGTCACTTCACGTCATTAGTTCCTTACAATTTAAGGGACAAAATGTTCTATAAATCTTATATCAAGAAttagaaaagtttttatgtGATAGCTACTAACATTCGACAAGTTACctcaacataaaataaatatcaactatCTTGGTCACGAAATTCTTTGTGAACTTGATAGCTGTAAGTGTTTCTAAACAGTTTGTGATAAACTCGAGAAACCAGTGTGATATGATGTactcgtaattattttaaataa carries:
- the LOC125067877 gene encoding GATA zinc finger domain-containing protein 14-like, producing MKLLFAITVIVAFALADEFETNPQSIEADLLASASVESQNSQEFVQPAASRYSYVPPTPAPQKPWVPPNNYNPVNPSTQQNTYYPVQNDPPSANYNYQPENNNPYQTDSTSSWNKPIPNAPSNSWNQNQPQNSWNNQQNTWNNPQNTGNQNTWNKPQNTGNQNAMNNQQNTNTQNSWNKPQNSGSQNTWTNTQNTGTQNSWNKPQNTGNNWNTGNQNNWNNWNQNPTAAPSTTTPISIIKNEQILGDNGSYKYEYEIADGTHVAEEGFVKNPNTEQETIVKKGFYSYTGADGKVYSVTYWADETGFHAVGDHLPKPPPIPPAIQASIDQNAKEEAAKAEAEKNKPQQPQGYPQGQEPPKPIVPLQPVQTPIQPQYPQQTYYPQEQQQQTYYPQQQTYYPSQSYGK